Proteins encoded in a region of the Acidobacteriota bacterium genome:
- a CDS encoding heme-binding protein gives METATRKTTGWIVSTLAVLWLIPGAAVATEEPDYEVVASHGDFEVRRYEAMILAETWVESEFEKAGNEAFRRLFAYISGDNTARSKIPMTAPVVQESSSEKIAMTAPVLQEDHDPGWSVAFVVPAKYSWETAPQPIDPSVSLRLVPARTVAAVRFSGTWDEGSFTKREIELRAQLAEHGLKTIGEAVYARYNPPFTPWFMRRNEVMIPVVETDN, from the coding sequence ATGGAAACGGCAACTCGAAAAACCACAGGGTGGATCGTTTCGACTTTGGCTGTTCTCTGGTTGATTCCGGGGGCAGCTGTGGCAACTGAAGAGCCTGACTACGAGGTTGTAGCCAGCCATGGTGACTTCGAGGTACGCCGCTATGAGGCGATGATTCTCGCTGAAACATGGGTCGAGTCGGAATTCGAGAAAGCCGGCAATGAAGCCTTCCGGCGCCTCTTCGCATACATCTCCGGCGACAATACCGCCCGGTCAAAAATCCCCATGACAGCCCCGGTAGTCCAGGAGTCGTCATCGGAAAAGATCGCCATGACCGCTCCGGTGCTGCAGGAGGATCACGATCCCGGGTGGAGCGTCGCGTTCGTGGTGCCGGCGAAATACTCGTGGGAGACCGCCCCCCAGCCGATTGACCCCAGTGTTTCTCTCCGTCTTGTCCCGGCGCGAACGGTTGCTGCAGTGCGCTTCTCGGGGACCTGGGACGAGGGGAGTTTCACCAAGCGCGAGATCGAACTCAGGGCGCAGCTGGCGGAGCATGGTCTGAAGACCATCGGTGAGGCGGTTTACGCGCGCTACAACCCGCCCTTCACTCCGTGGTTCATGCGTCGCAACGAGGTGATGATTCCGGTGGTCGAAACGGACAACTGA
- a CDS encoding NAD-binding protein, whose amino-acid sequence MVVDLNPAAIREVADGGGRGVFGDATRDPVLEAAGVGRARTVIVAVPDAAATRQVVAATRRLSPEVTILARTRYVREVEPLEELGADQVIPEDFETSIELTLRALRLYGASVAMISKERNALRAEHYGALRGTQPDAAVPILEALREAAELGRIVVDMGCHAENWSLRRLAVRECTGATVVALERDGSLQPNPSPDLELKAGDVLLVYGNGEQVDAVRTLVSVPCTGTLDGEPTPGTS is encoded by the coding sequence GTGGTTGTCGATCTCAATCCGGCGGCTATTCGCGAAGTCGCTGACGGCGGCGGCCGCGGTGTTTTCGGCGATGCGACCCGAGACCCGGTACTCGAAGCCGCCGGTGTTGGCCGGGCGCGCACGGTCATTGTCGCGGTGCCCGATGCGGCCGCAACACGACAGGTCGTGGCGGCCACACGGCGCCTGTCTCCGGAGGTCACGATCCTCGCCCGCACGCGTTACGTGCGAGAGGTCGAACCGCTCGAAGAGCTCGGCGCTGATCAGGTCATCCCCGAGGATTTCGAAACCTCGATCGAGCTCACATTGCGCGCGCTCCGGCTCTACGGCGCCTCGGTTGCTATGATCTCCAAAGAGAGGAATGCCCTGCGCGCCGAGCATTACGGGGCATTGCGCGGAACGCAGCCCGACGCCGCCGTGCCGATCCTGGAGGCGCTTCGCGAAGCGGCCGAACTCGGCCGCATCGTTGTCGATATGGGGTGCCACGCCGAAAACTGGTCGCTTCGCCGCCTCGCCGTACGAGAATGCACCGGCGCCACCGTGGTCGCGCTCGAGCGAGACGGCTCGCTGCAGCCGAACCCGTCACCTGACCTCGAGCTGAAGGCGGGAGACGTGCTGCTGGTCTATGGCAATGGCGAGCAGGTCGACGCCGTCCGCACACTGGTGTCGGTGCCATGCACAGGCACCCTGGACGGCGAGCCAACACCCGGCACTTCGTAG
- a CDS encoding TetR/AcrR family transcriptional regulator: MSSATTDAARTKREARNERRREQTRTEILDAARDIVLRNGLSKFRLDEVAEELALTKPAIYYYFDSKEALLFELLLREWVEAATEVEEAVEETENGVDAVEQLMRTVFDRYRDRLELFVLFFKMGPGGDFEGVIGPEELERIRPINDMLYGGAEKRLRADQRSGDFPGKRDPRRFAFTAHMAVIGLLNMKAIAASADDPLIHGDDELIDDLCTTFRDATLQGGER, translated from the coding sequence ATGAGTTCAGCCACTACCGATGCCGCGCGCACGAAACGGGAAGCCCGCAACGAACGCCGCAGGGAACAGACGCGTACCGAGATCTTGGATGCGGCCCGCGACATCGTCCTGCGGAACGGCCTGTCGAAATTCAGGCTCGACGAGGTTGCGGAGGAGCTCGCCCTGACGAAACCGGCGATCTATTACTACTTCGACAGCAAGGAGGCGCTCCTTTTCGAGCTTCTGCTCCGTGAGTGGGTGGAGGCCGCCACCGAGGTGGAGGAGGCGGTCGAGGAAACAGAAAATGGAGTCGATGCGGTAGAGCAGCTGATGCGAACTGTGTTTGATCGTTACCGTGACCGCCTCGAGCTCTTCGTGCTTTTTTTCAAGATGGGCCCTGGCGGAGATTTCGAGGGAGTCATCGGCCCCGAGGAACTCGAGCGCATTCGCCCGATCAACGACATGCTGTACGGGGGCGCCGAAAAACGCCTGCGTGCCGATCAGCGGTCCGGAGATTTTCCCGGGAAGCGGGATCCGCGTCGATTTGCCTTTACCGCTCACATGGCGGTTATCGGGCTGCTCAACATGAAGGCGATCGCGGCATCCGCCGACGATCCGTTGATTCACGGAGACGACGAACTGATCGATGACCTCTGCACCACGTTTCGTGATGCAACACTCCAAGGAGGCGAGAGATGA
- a CDS encoding MAPEG family protein, whose product MTFDNPVFVTYVIAASLMVLKVMGQGWMTVVRMMKVGGGFLNPEDESKGWTNPKPRPGQLDPDDYVERSRRMHRNDLENIPIFLIAGLLFVLTEPVLWVAQLLFFGFVAARLLHFWAYLTAKPHEVRATFFTIGSLIVIGMAVFTLAYAII is encoded by the coding sequence ATGACCTTTGACAACCCGGTGTTCGTTACATATGTGATTGCAGCGTCCCTCATGGTGCTCAAGGTGATGGGCCAAGGGTGGATGACGGTGGTGCGGATGATGAAGGTCGGGGGTGGTTTCCTCAACCCCGAAGATGAATCCAAGGGTTGGACGAACCCCAAACCCCGGCCCGGCCAGCTCGATCCTGACGACTACGTGGAGCGTTCCCGCCGGATGCACCGCAACGACCTCGAGAACATTCCGATATTCCTGATCGCGGGGCTCCTGTTCGTCCTGACCGAGCCCGTGTTGTGGGTCGCGCAACTGTTGTTTTTCGGTTTCGTGGCCGCGCGGTTGCTGCATTTCTGGGCCTATCTCACCGCAAAGCCCCACGAGGTACGCGCCACTTTCTTCACTATCGGTTCACTCATCGTCATCGGTATGGCGGTGTTCACGCTCGCTTACGCAATCATCTGA
- a CDS encoding MBL fold metallo-hydrolase has translation MMITNSETNTSIAEIADGIYRISTPVPPNPALPGGFTFNQFLIVDEEPLLFHTGPRKMFPVVREAIEAVIPVSNLHYLGISHFEADECGAINELLEVAPRAVPLCGAVAKMVSVDDVADREAHGLGDGERLSLGTHSVCWIDTPHLPHGWDCGYLFERKTSTLFCGDLFTQPGAEHPPLTEGDILGPSEAMRDAMDYYAHTRNTKELIAKLAANEPTTLACMHGSSWNGNGSKLLEELAAALD, from the coding sequence ATGATGATCACCAATTCCGAGACCAACACCAGCATCGCCGAGATTGCCGACGGCATCTATCGCATCAGCACACCGGTGCCGCCGAATCCGGCATTGCCGGGTGGGTTCACCTTCAATCAGTTCCTGATTGTCGACGAGGAGCCGCTCCTGTTCCACACCGGTCCCCGCAAGATGTTCCCCGTGGTCCGCGAGGCCATCGAGGCGGTGATTCCGGTGAGCAATCTGCACTATCTGGGGATTTCACACTTCGAGGCCGACGAATGCGGCGCCATCAACGAGCTTCTCGAGGTGGCACCCCGGGCCGTGCCGCTCTGCGGTGCGGTGGCCAAGATGGTGTCGGTGGACGATGTTGCAGACCGTGAGGCGCACGGCCTCGGCGATGGTGAAAGGCTTTCTCTCGGAACGCACTCCGTGTGTTGGATCGACACACCCCACCTGCCGCACGGTTGGGATTGTGGCTACCTGTTCGAGAGAAAGACATCCACGCTGTTTTGTGGTGATCTCTTCACCCAGCCCGGCGCCGAGCACCCGCCGCTGACCGAGGGCGATATCCTGGGACCGAGCGAAGCCATGCGGGATGCGATGGACTATTACGCCCACACCCGGAACACCAAAGAGCTCATCGCCAAGCTCGCCGCCAACGAGCCGACCACTTTGGCCTGCATGCACGGCTCCTCCTGGAACGGCAACGGCAGCAAGCTCCTCGAAGAACTGGCTGCTGCTCTCGATTGA